A single genomic interval of Takifugu flavidus isolate HTHZ2018 chromosome 19, ASM371156v2, whole genome shotgun sequence harbors:
- the sytl3 gene encoding synaptotagmin-like protein 3, with translation MSASDCFLKMDLGLLQSQERERVLEVLRRDKQLRTIEENRIRRMKHELQELRRRGAKSYTRQYGERTCARCQRPLGKFWNLGAVCLGCSHRICSKCRVGVGTEDWRCTVCHACREVKFRSGDWFIEMRANKFPVTADKYETTGEKLLQAYSVHSSHISVIPPTPPPHMDQQFLSRLGDFKDSKPFTKSVEDLMVSFTSQIKKISTSQNDVRGDLLSVNSNRRRSHFQYSTQKSLSDTEINKSGHLYHGPSLPNLFKKDSDQEESSTGAEEETSFGSDYSIGKRGSNSSNSTDCGVFESVSVTGELELSLSYNAKNSCLEVTVGAGRNLSYGDPKKKKCHPYVKLCVLPEKSSKLKTAVKKNTTDPIFNEVLKYRVERHLLLGKRLQASVWHSRTLKRKSFLGEVLIPLDGWRFEDKAFQYSNWYPLSPKCPEGSALELD, from the exons atGAGCGCCAGTGACTGTTTTCTGAAGATGGATTTAGGTTTGCTTCAGTCTCAGGAGCGAGAAAGAGtcctggaggttctcagaaggGACAAGCAGCTGCGCACCATAGAGGAGAACAGGATAAG GAGGATGAAGCATGAACTCCAGGAGCTGCGAAGGAGAGGCGCAAAGAGCTACACCCGCCAGTACGGCGAGCGGACGTGTGCCCGCTGCCAGAGGCCACTGGGAAAGTTCTGGAACTTGGGTGCCGTGTGCCTCGGATGCAGCCACAGGATCTGCAGCAAGTGCCGCGTGGGCGTGGGAACGGAGGACTGGAGGTGCACGGTCTGCCACGCCTGCAG agAAGTGAAGTTCAGATCAGGAGACTGGTTCATAGAGATGAGGGCAAACAAATTTCCAGTCACCGCAG ACAAATACGAGACCACTGGAGAGAAGCTGTTACAGGCGTACAGCGTCCACAG CAGCCACATATCAGTCATACCTCCTACTCCTCCACCTCACATGGATCAGCAGTTCCTGAGCAGACTGGGG GATTTTAAAGACTCAAAGCCTTTCACCAAGTCTGTTGAGGATCTGATGGTGTCCTTCACAAGTCAAATTAAAA AGATTTCCACCTCACAAAACGACGTGAGAGGAGATCTGCTGAGTGTCAACAGCAACCGGAGACGGTCCCACTTTCAGTACAGCACACAGAAGAGCCTGTCTGACACCGAAATCAACAAATCCGGCCAC CTCTACCATGGTCCCAGTTTACCAAACCTGTTCAAAAAAGACAGTGACCAGGAAGAGTCTTCcactggagcagaagaagagaccTCCTTTGGTTCTGATTATTCAATAGGGAAGAGG ggcagcaacagcagcaacagcacagaCTGCGGAGTGTTCGAGAGCGTCAGTGTGACGGGAGAGCTGGAACTTTCCCTCAGCTACAACGCCAAGAATTCCTGTCTGGAGGTCACGGTGGGCGCCGGCAGAAATCTCAGCTATGGAGAccccaagaagaagaagtgtcACCC ATACGTCAAACTGTGCGTGCTTCCAGAGAAGAGCAGCAAACTGAAGACGGCCGTAAAGAAAAACACCACAGATCCCATTTTCAATGAGGTTTTAAAG TATCGCGTAGAGCGCCACCTGCTGCTTGGGAAACGACTCCAGGCCTCCGTGTGGCATTCAAGGACCCTGAAACGGAAATCCTTCCTCGGTGAGGTCCTCATCCCCCTGGACGGCTGGAGGTTCGAGGACAAGGCTTTCCAGTACTCCAACTGGTATCCGCTCAGTCCGAAG TGTCCTGAAGGTAGCGCTCTGGAGCTGGACTGA
- the enpp1 gene encoding ectonucleotide pyrophosphatase/phosphodiesterase family member 1 isoform X1 encodes MEGAKGEERSAEQAASLFGTPEVESQRGNTGAGKKSNWKILIGVVLLLLLVVILAVVFSVTKSHDESRGELWLQQTDEGIQQPQCPSGFSKPPLILVSLDGFRAEYLKDHSSHIPVINKLRKAGTTTAHLRPVYPTKTFPNHYTIVTGLYPESHGIVDNKMYDVSRNAFFSLKTEEKFNSKWYQGEPIWVTAIRQKLKTATFFWPGSDVAINGTFPNLYKKYDRSVSFEDRVATLFDWLSLPEDQRPDFYTLYLEEPDASGHRYGPTSSEVVSALRKVDGILGILMDGLIQRGLLRCVNVIVVSDHGMEEASCERAVFVSNYLENTDDFNLIQGPAARIRPTRLPENYFSFNYEGLVKNLSCRTANQVMTPYLKENLPKRLHFAYNNRIERGHLYMKSGWQAALNRKEVKYCTGGFHGSDNLFTNMQAIFLGHGPGFKYNTVVEPFENIEIYNLMCDLLGIRPAPNNGSHGSLNHLLRRPVHLPVHPAQLSHDSQCEANSSVPAPHPPCACSFQTQEMEAALNSQMQINDSTKAKLRRLHQPFGTPGVLQAGVTFCLLHHVDYLNGYSRDRLMPLWVSYTIQPVTRVQPLSPGSVECVRADVRVPAATGQLCLPYGLLHPPNLSVLGSPTDSKITSNVAPMFPAFTGVWNHIHDVLLPKYSQELNGVNVMSGPIFDKDFDGNVDPLEASSGNGALGSPTHFFIILTSCRNPTFSPVDCVGPLRVRSFVLPHREDHTESCAMGSDLTWVEDWLQLHVSRVRDIELLTGLSFYHDRLSVEETLELKTFIHSAQNH; translated from the exons ATGGAGGGAGCCAAAGGAGAGGAACGATCCGCCGAACAGGCTGCGTCCCTTTTTGGGACCCCAGAGGTGGAGAGTCAGAGAGGGAACACTGGAGCGGGCAAGAAGAGTAACTGGAAAATCCTTATAGGG gtggtgctgctgttgctactggtGGTCATCCTGGCTGTGGTGTTTTCTGTGACCAAGAGCCACGATGAATCAA GAggagaactctggctgcagcagaccGATGAAGGAATTCAGCAGCCACAGTGTCCATCGGG CTTTTCCAAGCCTCCCCTCATCCTGGTGTCTCTGGACGGTTTCCGGGCAGAATACCTGAAAGACCACAGTAGCCACATTCCCGTCATCAATAAGCTGC GAAAGGCTGGAACCACAACAGCACACCTGAGGCCTGTCTATCCCACAAAGACCTTCCCCAACCATTACACCATCGTCACT GGTCTGTATCCCGAGTCTCACGGGATCGTGGACAACAAGATGTACGATGTGTCCCGGAACgctttcttcagcctgaagaCGGAAGAGAAGTTTAACTCAAAGTGGTACCAAGGAGAGCCA ATCTGGGTCACAGCCATTCGTCAGAAACTGAAGACGGCGACCTTCTTCTGGCCCGGGTCAGACGTCGCCATCAACGGCACCTTTCCGAACTTGTACAAGAAGTATGACAG GAGCGTTTCCTTCGAGGACAGAGTGGCGACGCTGTTCGACTGGCTCAGTTTACCTGAAGATCAAAG gCCTGACTTTTACACCCTGTACCTGGAGGAACCGGATGCATCCGGTCATCGATACGGCCCGACGAGCAGCGAG GTGGTCAGCGCTTTGAGAAAAGTCGATGGAATTCTGGGAATTCTGATGGACGGGCTGATCCAGAGAGGCCTGCTGCGCTGCGTCAACGTGATCGTTGTGTCGGATCACG GTATGGAGGAGGCCTCGTGTGAAAGGGCCGTATTTGTGTCAAACTACCTGGAAAATACGGACGACTTCAACCTCATCCAGGGCCCGGCTGCTCGCATCAGACCCACCCGCCTCCCTGAGAACTACTTCTCCT tcAACTACGAGGGCCTGGTGAAGAACCTATCG TGCAGGACCGCTAATCAGGTAATGACACCATACCTGAAAGAAAACCTCCCCAAACGGCTGCACTTCGCCTACAACAACCGCATCGAGAGAGGTCACCTGTACATGAAGAGTGGATGGCAGGCTGCGCT CAACCGCAAGGAAGTCAAATACTGCACGGGGGGATTCCACGGCTCTGATAACCTCTTCACCAACATGCAG GCGATCTTCCTTGGTCACGGTCCAGGATTTAAGTACAACACAGTCGTGGAGCCCTTTGAAAACATTGAAATATATAACCTCATGTGTG ACCTCCTTGGGATCCGTCCTGCTCCAAACAATGGCTCGCACGGCAGTCTGAATCACCTCTTGAGGCGTCCCGTCCACTTACCGGTGCATCCGGCACAGCTCTCACATGACAGCCAGTGCGAGGCCAACTCCTCCGTCCCAGCCCCCCATCCACCATGTGCCTGCAGTTTCCAAACCCAGGAAATG GAGGCCGCCCTGAACAGCCAGATGCAGATTAATGACA GCACTAAAGCGAAGCTCCGTCGCCTCCACCAACCTTTCGGCACCCCCGGAGTCCTCCAGGCCGGGGTCACCTTCTGCCTCCTCCATCACGTCGACTACCTCAACGGCTACAGCCGCGACCGCCTCATGCCCCTCTGGGTGTCTTACACCATCCAACCGGTT ACCAGAGTCCAACCCCTGAGCCCGGGGTCAGTGGAGTGTGTTCGTGCTGACGTGCGAGTTCCAGCAGCCACCGGCCAGCTGTGTCTGCCCTATGGCCTCCTGCACCCCccta ATCTGAGCGTCCTGGGGTCTCCCACAGACTCTAAGATCACGAGCAACGTAGCACCAATGTTCCCTGCATTCACAG GTGTTTGGAATCATATACACGATGTTCTCCTCCCAAAGTATTCCCAAGAGCTGAACGGCGTGAACGTCATGAGCGGGCCCATATTCGATAAAGACTTTGACGGAAATGTTGATCCCCTGGAAGCGAGCTCAGG GAACGGGGCCCTGGGCTCGCCCACACATTTCTTCATCATCCTGACCAGCTGCAGGAACCCGACCTTCAGCCCCGTCGACTGTGTGGGTCCCCTGCGGGTCCGGTCCTTCGTCCTACCTCACAGAGAGGATCACACAGAGAGCTGCGCT ATGGGGTCAGACCTGACGTGGGTGgaggactggctgcagctccacgtGTCCCGAGTGCGAGACATCGAGCTCCTGACTGGACTGAGCTTCTACCACGACAGGCTGTCGGTGGAGGAGACGCTAGAGCTGAAGACTTTTATACACAGTGCACAAAATCACTGA
- the enpp1 gene encoding ectonucleotide pyrophosphatase/phosphodiesterase family member 1 isoform X2, with amino-acid sequence MAPTVELQVVLLLLLVVILAVVFSVTKSHDESRGELWLQQTDEGIQQPQCPSGFSKPPLILVSLDGFRAEYLKDHSSHIPVINKLRKAGTTTAHLRPVYPTKTFPNHYTIVTGLYPESHGIVDNKMYDVSRNAFFSLKTEEKFNSKWYQGEPIWVTAIRQKLKTATFFWPGSDVAINGTFPNLYKKYDRSVSFEDRVATLFDWLSLPEDQRPDFYTLYLEEPDASGHRYGPTSSEVVSALRKVDGILGILMDGLIQRGLLRCVNVIVVSDHGMEEASCERAVFVSNYLENTDDFNLIQGPAARIRPTRLPENYFSFNYEGLVKNLSCRTANQVMTPYLKENLPKRLHFAYNNRIERGHLYMKSGWQAALNRKEVKYCTGGFHGSDNLFTNMQAIFLGHGPGFKYNTVVEPFENIEIYNLMCDLLGIRPAPNNGSHGSLNHLLRRPVHLPVHPAQLSHDSQCEANSSVPAPHPPCACSFQTQEMEAALNSQMQINDSTKAKLRRLHQPFGTPGVLQAGVTFCLLHHVDYLNGYSRDRLMPLWVSYTIQPVTRVQPLSPGSVECVRADVRVPAATGQLCLPYGLLHPPNLSVLGSPTDSKITSNVAPMFPAFTGVWNHIHDVLLPKYSQELNGVNVMSGPIFDKDFDGNVDPLEASSGNGALGSPTHFFIILTSCRNPTFSPVDCVGPLRVRSFVLPHREDHTESCAMGSDLTWVEDWLQLHVSRVRDIELLTGLSFYHDRLSVEETLELKTFIHSAQNH; translated from the exons ATGGCGCCAACAGTGGAGTTACAG gtggtgctgctgttgctactggtGGTCATCCTGGCTGTGGTGTTTTCTGTGACCAAGAGCCACGATGAATCAA GAggagaactctggctgcagcagaccGATGAAGGAATTCAGCAGCCACAGTGTCCATCGGG CTTTTCCAAGCCTCCCCTCATCCTGGTGTCTCTGGACGGTTTCCGGGCAGAATACCTGAAAGACCACAGTAGCCACATTCCCGTCATCAATAAGCTGC GAAAGGCTGGAACCACAACAGCACACCTGAGGCCTGTCTATCCCACAAAGACCTTCCCCAACCATTACACCATCGTCACT GGTCTGTATCCCGAGTCTCACGGGATCGTGGACAACAAGATGTACGATGTGTCCCGGAACgctttcttcagcctgaagaCGGAAGAGAAGTTTAACTCAAAGTGGTACCAAGGAGAGCCA ATCTGGGTCACAGCCATTCGTCAGAAACTGAAGACGGCGACCTTCTTCTGGCCCGGGTCAGACGTCGCCATCAACGGCACCTTTCCGAACTTGTACAAGAAGTATGACAG GAGCGTTTCCTTCGAGGACAGAGTGGCGACGCTGTTCGACTGGCTCAGTTTACCTGAAGATCAAAG gCCTGACTTTTACACCCTGTACCTGGAGGAACCGGATGCATCCGGTCATCGATACGGCCCGACGAGCAGCGAG GTGGTCAGCGCTTTGAGAAAAGTCGATGGAATTCTGGGAATTCTGATGGACGGGCTGATCCAGAGAGGCCTGCTGCGCTGCGTCAACGTGATCGTTGTGTCGGATCACG GTATGGAGGAGGCCTCGTGTGAAAGGGCCGTATTTGTGTCAAACTACCTGGAAAATACGGACGACTTCAACCTCATCCAGGGCCCGGCTGCTCGCATCAGACCCACCCGCCTCCCTGAGAACTACTTCTCCT tcAACTACGAGGGCCTGGTGAAGAACCTATCG TGCAGGACCGCTAATCAGGTAATGACACCATACCTGAAAGAAAACCTCCCCAAACGGCTGCACTTCGCCTACAACAACCGCATCGAGAGAGGTCACCTGTACATGAAGAGTGGATGGCAGGCTGCGCT CAACCGCAAGGAAGTCAAATACTGCACGGGGGGATTCCACGGCTCTGATAACCTCTTCACCAACATGCAG GCGATCTTCCTTGGTCACGGTCCAGGATTTAAGTACAACACAGTCGTGGAGCCCTTTGAAAACATTGAAATATATAACCTCATGTGTG ACCTCCTTGGGATCCGTCCTGCTCCAAACAATGGCTCGCACGGCAGTCTGAATCACCTCTTGAGGCGTCCCGTCCACTTACCGGTGCATCCGGCACAGCTCTCACATGACAGCCAGTGCGAGGCCAACTCCTCCGTCCCAGCCCCCCATCCACCATGTGCCTGCAGTTTCCAAACCCAGGAAATG GAGGCCGCCCTGAACAGCCAGATGCAGATTAATGACA GCACTAAAGCGAAGCTCCGTCGCCTCCACCAACCTTTCGGCACCCCCGGAGTCCTCCAGGCCGGGGTCACCTTCTGCCTCCTCCATCACGTCGACTACCTCAACGGCTACAGCCGCGACCGCCTCATGCCCCTCTGGGTGTCTTACACCATCCAACCGGTT ACCAGAGTCCAACCCCTGAGCCCGGGGTCAGTGGAGTGTGTTCGTGCTGACGTGCGAGTTCCAGCAGCCACCGGCCAGCTGTGTCTGCCCTATGGCCTCCTGCACCCCccta ATCTGAGCGTCCTGGGGTCTCCCACAGACTCTAAGATCACGAGCAACGTAGCACCAATGTTCCCTGCATTCACAG GTGTTTGGAATCATATACACGATGTTCTCCTCCCAAAGTATTCCCAAGAGCTGAACGGCGTGAACGTCATGAGCGGGCCCATATTCGATAAAGACTTTGACGGAAATGTTGATCCCCTGGAAGCGAGCTCAGG GAACGGGGCCCTGGGCTCGCCCACACATTTCTTCATCATCCTGACCAGCTGCAGGAACCCGACCTTCAGCCCCGTCGACTGTGTGGGTCCCCTGCGGGTCCGGTCCTTCGTCCTACCTCACAGAGAGGATCACACAGAGAGCTGCGCT ATGGGGTCAGACCTGACGTGGGTGgaggactggctgcagctccacgtGTCCCGAGTGCGAGACATCGAGCTCCTGACTGGACTGAGCTTCTACCACGACAGGCTGTCGGTGGAGGAGACGCTAGAGCTGAAGACTTTTATACACAGTGCACAAAATCACTGA